In Acidobacteriota bacterium, the sequence AAATTTTCAATCAATACTCTTCCGTTTTTTTTCATAGGTTTAATATTCAATATGATTCTTTTTGCAATGTTTGGAGCCCTTGGAGGATTGATAGGAGCCGCTCTATTCAAAAAGAAAGAGCTGCCCCAGCCTCCAGTCCCATCTGTATAATATGTATCTAAAGACTCAGGTAATTGTAAATCCAATATCCTCAAAAGGAAAAACTGAAAAGAAATGGAACTACATAAAGGAAGCCTTAAAAAATATCATTAAGGATTTCAAATTTATTTTTACTGAAAAACCATTTCATGCTACTGAAATAGCTCGAGAATCAATAAAAAATGGTTATGAGTTGATCGTTGGAGTTGGAGGGGATGGAACAATAAACGAGATAGCTAATGGATTTATGGAAAATGACCGAATGATAAACCCTGAAGCTTCGTTAGGGGTAATCCCTTCTGGAACAGGAAATGACTTTGTTAAAAACCTGAACATCCCAAAGAAAATAAAAGAATCCATAAGAATACTAAAAGAAGCAAAAAATAAAAAAATAGATATAGGAAAAGTAGCTTTTTATGATAAAAGTGGTGACAGGATAGTCCGTTATTTTTTAAATGTGGCAGATTTCGGAATCGGAGGAGAGATTGTAAAGAGAGTAAATTTTGAAGATTATAAAAAGAGGGGTAAATGGTGTTACTGGAAAGGTCTTCTTTATGCTTCTCTACATTATAAAAGCAAAAATGTTAAAATACTTATGGGTAAAAGTGAATTAAAAGGTAATTACTTTATTGGAGCTGTAGCTAATGGAAAGATATTCGGAGGCAACATGAAAATCGCACCGTATGCAGAAATTGATGATGGCTACTTTGATTTCATTCTTGTAGAAGATATATCTTTGTGGGAGATATTAAAGAACAGTGTCAAACTAATGAGAGGTACTCATTTATCCCATCCAAAAGTAAGTTTTTTCAGGGAAAAAGAGATAGAAGTATTTCCTGAAAAAGATGAAGAAATCCTTTTAGATTTAGACGGAGAACAACCTGGAATGCTTCCTGCTAAATTTGAAATAATTCCCTCCTCCTTTGTAGTGAAAAGCTCATGAGGAAGGATGACCTAAAAATACTAATTTTATAAGAGGGCAACCATCCCCTACAATTTCGACTCAGAAAAGTTAAATTAAACTTTCAATTCAAAATCTCTACTCTTCCTTTGTATTTTCCGGGAAGAGGAGGGCTATCAGTAATATTCAGTACGCCTTCTTGGTCATAATATTTATACAGAGTCTTTTTTAACCTTATTTTATCCTTTCCATAATCGCTAACAATTTTTTTTACATAATTTCTCGTCTCTTCGTAGGGAGGAATGCCATCGTACTTCTCAACAGCGATCTTTCCTGCATTATAAGCTGCTAAAGCTAAAGGCACATTTCCTTCATATTCATTGAGTAAATCTTTAAAATACTTTATTCCACCCTTAAGATTTTCTCGTAAATCATATATATTTTTCACTCCATATTTTTTTGCTGTTTCAGGCATTAACTGCATGATTCCTACTGCTCCCTTCTTTGATATGGAATTATGATTGTAATTAGATTCTGTTTTTATTATTGAATGAATCAACTTGGAATCTACTCCTTCTCTCTTGGATATTTCATCTATTAATTTATTCAAATAATCATTATCTTTCATGTTAAATTTTGAAGTTATGGAATAATCAGCTTTATAAGAAGAATTTGTTATAACCAGGACTCCATTCTTATCTTTAAAAACTTTTATTTCAGAAAAACATTCAATGGAGATAAGTAATGGAATCAGGAAAAAAATAATTTTTTTAAAGA encodes:
- a CDS encoding diacylglycerol kinase family protein, with amino-acid sequence MYLKTQVIVNPISSKGKTEKKWNYIKEALKNIIKDFKFIFTEKPFHATEIARESIKNGYELIVGVGGDGTINEIANGFMENDRMINPEASLGVIPSGTGNDFVKNLNIPKKIKESIRILKEAKNKKIDIGKVAFYDKSGDRIVRYFLNVADFGIGGEIVKRVNFEDYKKRGKWCYWKGLLYASLHYKSKNVKILMGKSELKGNYFIGAVANGKIFGGNMKIAPYAEIDDGYFDFILVEDISLWEILKNSVKLMRGTHLSHPKVSFFREKEIEVFPEKDEEILLDLDGEQPGMLPAKFEIIPSSFVVKSS
- a CDS encoding lytic transglycosylase domain-containing protein: MIKYLTVEESSPFMAGFFKKIIFFLIPLLISIECFSEIKVFKDKNGVLVITNSSYKADYSITSKFNMKDNDYLNKLIDEISKREGVDSKLIHSIIKTESNYNHNSISKKGAVGIMQLMPETAKKYGVKNIYDLRENLKGGIKYFKDLLNEYEGNVPLALAAYNAGKIAVEKYDGIPPYEETRNYVKKIVSDYGKDKIRLKKTLYKYYDQEGVLNITDSPPLPGKYKGRVEILN